CAGCACGTCGTGACTCAGCCAGTCGCAACTGAACACCGTAGCCGGCAGGCCATCGCGCCGCGGATCAAAAACCTCAATTTCAACATCACCCACCACCCGGCACTGGCACGCCAGTCGCCAACCTTGCTCACGCTGCGTCTGAGCAAGCGCCTCGGGCTTGGCATCGAGTAACTCACCGCGCACGCAGCGCACCAGGCAGGCATGGCAACTGCCGGCCCGGCAGCTGTAGGGCACAGCAATACCAGCCGCTAACAGGCTGTCTAAGAGGTTACTGGCAGAAGGGACTTCAAGACAGCGTTCAGCGGCCCGCAACTCAGGCATCCACATCCTCCCAGGTCGCCGCGCAACGGTTACGTCCGTCACGCTTGGCCTGGTACAGCGCCTGATCGGCACGTTGCAGGGCTTCATCAAGGTCATCGTGCACCGTCAGCAAGGTCATGCCGATGGACACACTCAGGCTGGCCACTTTCACGCCCAGCGGTTCGGAGCGATTGAACGCCTCACGCAGACGCTCACAACAGGCCGAGAATTGATCAGCGTCGGTGTTGGGTAATAACAATACAAATTCCTCACCGCCGTAGCGGGCCACCACATCACCATCGCGCAGACAGGCGCGGGCGACGGAGGCGAACGTTTGCAGAACCCGATCCCCAGCGGCATGGCCGTGGACATCGTTGATCCGTTTGAAATGATCCAGGTCGAGCAAGGCCAAGCCGTGCTGGCCCCCGCTGCGCAGCTCGGCCAGCGCGCGACTGGCCAAGCGCAAGAAGTTACGACGATTGCACAGACCGGTCAGTTCGTCCGTAGCCGCCAGGTCTTCCAGCTGGCGCATCATGCCACGCAGTGTGTCTTGATGCGCCTGCAAGGCAAAGCGGCGTTGGCGCATCCGCTGGCGCATGGCCTGCGCGTAGCTGGCAAACAGGCACAGCCATACCAGCACCATTGCCAACACGCACGTTTGCATCAACGCCACACGCGGTGCGCTGAGCTGCAGGGTATAGGCTTCATACAGGTTCAACCCGGCAAAGCCAAAAAAGGCAAACAGCGCGCAACGGGCGAACACCCTGGGCGGCAGTTGAAACACGCCGAACAGCAAAATAAGCAGGTAGATCACCAGCATGCTGCCGCGCCCTTCACTGAACAGCGACAACAACACAGTCAGCCAAGCCAAGGCCACCAGCACCTGGGGTTCAGTCAGGCTGGGATCGGCGGCACGCAGATTGAAACGCGATAGAAACAAGCCAAGAAACAACAGCTGGCTCAGAGCGGCCAAGGCCGTGATGGTCAGAGCCGTTAACGGAGAGGCGTGCAACAGCCCAGCAAATACAGCGATCCAGCACAACAGCCCGGTCAGTGCATAGGTTGCCACTGCCATGCCGAAACGCTTCAGCAGCAGGCTTTGCAGAGATCGCTGGGTTACCCGCTGGCTACTTAGGCTCATGGGTTTATGGGCTCCATCCCATGCTGGCATCTAGCCGCCACTCTACCCCTGTGCTCACAGAATGCCTAGGCCGCCGCCACGTCATTAGTCGGCTCAATTGACCGACCAACGACCATGGTCGAGGCCTTAGCCGGTGTCCGCCGGGCAGCGTGCGCGGTATACTGCCGCGCCTTTTTATCTTGTGCATATGCCGCGATAAACCTGCGCCGGGCATGCCCCAGCGCTCTTCGACATTTCTGCCCTACTCCTACCCATAGAAAAAGGGAGCGCACCGCATGACCGTGATCAAGCAAGACGACCTGATTCAGAGCGTCGCCGACGCCCTGCAGTTCATCTCCTACTACCACCCCGTGGATTTCATCCAGGCCATGCATGAGGCCTACCTGAAAGAAGAATCCCCGGCGGCGCGCGACGCCATGGCGCAAATCCTGATCAACTCGCGCATGTGTGCCACCGGCCACCGGCCGATCTGCCAGGACACTGGCATCGTCACCGTGTTTATCAAGGTGGGGATGGATGTGCGCTGGGACGGCGCGACCATGAGCGTCGATGACATGATCAACGAAGGCGTACGCCGCGCTTACAACTTGCCGGAAAACGTCCTGCGCGCCTCGATCCTGGCCGACCCAGCTGGCGCACGTAAGAACACCAAAGACAACACCCCAGCTGTGATCCATTACTCCGTGGTGCCCGGTGACACGTTGTCGGTAGACGTCGCGGCCAAAGGCGGCGGTTCCGAGAACAAGTCGAAGATGGCCATGCTCAACCCGTCCGACTCGATCGTCGACTGGGTGCTCAAGACCGTGCCAGAAATGGGCGCTGGCTGGTGCCCGCCTGGCATGCTCGGCATCGGTATCGGCGGTACAGCCGAGAAAGCGGCGGTCATGGCCAAAGAAGTGCTGATGGAACACATCGACATCCACGAACTGCAAGCACGTGGCCCTTCGAACAGAATCGAGGAAATCCGCCTCGAACTGTTCGAGAAGGTTAACCAGTTGGGAATTGGTGCCCAGGGCCTGGGCGGCCTGACCACCGTGCTCGACGTCAAGATCATGGATTACCCGACCCACGCCGCCAGCTTGCCGGTGTGCATGATCCCCAACTGCGCCGCCACCCGTCACGCCCACTTCGTGCTCGACGGCTCCGGCCCGGCCGAACTGGAAGCGCCGGACCTGTCCGCTTACCCGGAAATCGTCTGGGAAGCCGGCCCGAGTGCGCGCCGCGTTAACCTCGACACCCTCACCCCGGAAGACGTGCAGAGCTGGAAGCCGGGCGAGACCGTGTTGCTCAACGGCAAGATGCTCACCGGCCGCGACGCCGCGCACAAGCGCATGGTCGAGATGCTCAATAAGGGCGAGCAACTGCCGGTCGACCTCAAAGGTCGCTTCATCTATTACGTCGGCCCGGTCGACCCGGTCGGTGATGAAGTGGTTGGCCCTGCAGGTCCGACCACCGCTACGCGGATGGACAAGTTCACTCGGCAGATTCTGGAAAGCACCGGTTTGCTCGGTATGATCGGTAAATCCGAGCGCGGCCCGATTGCTATCGAAGCGATCAAGGATCACAAGGCCGTGTACTTGATGGCCGTTGGCGGCGCCGCTTATCTGGTGTCACAAGCGATCAAAAAATCCACCGTGCTGGCCTTCCCAGAAATGGGTATGGAAGCGATCTACGAGTTCGAAGTGAAAGACATGCCGGTTACTGTGGCGGTCGACACCAAGGGCGAGTCGGTGCACATCACCGGCCCGGCGATCTGGAACAAGAAGATCCACGACAGCCTGGCGGTCGAGATTAAGTAAACGTTGTAGCGTTACCACAAACCCGGCCGAGTGCCGGGTTTGTTGTTTTTGCAGC
Above is a genomic segment from Pseudomonas leptonychotis containing:
- a CDS encoding sensor domain-containing diguanylate cyclase → MSLSSQRVTQRSLQSLLLKRFGMAVATYALTGLLCWIAVFAGLLHASPLTALTITALAALSQLLFLGLFLSRFNLRAADPSLTEPQVLVALAWLTVLLSLFSEGRGSMLVIYLLILLFGVFQLPPRVFARCALFAFFGFAGLNLYEAYTLQLSAPRVALMQTCVLAMVLVWLCLFASYAQAMRQRMRQRRFALQAHQDTLRGMMRQLEDLAATDELTGLCNRRNFLRLASRALAELRSGGQHGLALLDLDHFKRINDVHGHAAGDRVLQTFASVARACLRDGDVVARYGGEEFVLLLPNTDADQFSACCERLREAFNRSEPLGVKVASLSVSIGMTLLTVHDDLDEALQRADQALYQAKRDGRNRCAATWEDVDA
- a CDS encoding fumarate hydratase; its protein translation is MTVIKQDDLIQSVADALQFISYYHPVDFIQAMHEAYLKEESPAARDAMAQILINSRMCATGHRPICQDTGIVTVFIKVGMDVRWDGATMSVDDMINEGVRRAYNLPENVLRASILADPAGARKNTKDNTPAVIHYSVVPGDTLSVDVAAKGGGSENKSKMAMLNPSDSIVDWVLKTVPEMGAGWCPPGMLGIGIGGTAEKAAVMAKEVLMEHIDIHELQARGPSNRIEEIRLELFEKVNQLGIGAQGLGGLTTVLDVKIMDYPTHAASLPVCMIPNCAATRHAHFVLDGSGPAELEAPDLSAYPEIVWEAGPSARRVNLDTLTPEDVQSWKPGETVLLNGKMLTGRDAAHKRMVEMLNKGEQLPVDLKGRFIYYVGPVDPVGDEVVGPAGPTTATRMDKFTRQILESTGLLGMIGKSERGPIAIEAIKDHKAVYLMAVGGAAYLVSQAIKKSTVLAFPEMGMEAIYEFEVKDMPVTVAVDTKGESVHITGPAIWNKKIHDSLAVEIK